In Leptodactylus fuscus isolate aLepFus1 chromosome 2, aLepFus1.hap2, whole genome shotgun sequence, one genomic interval encodes:
- the OLIG2 gene encoding oligodendrocyte transcription factor 2 gives MDSDASLGSSRASSPEVDDIFLHSRKGGGFSAAVSSSTMSDSPAELSAELRNAMAMAAAAGDKLGAFKAAAAAAAAAAAKKDKKQMSESELQQLRLKINSRERKRMHDLNIAMDGLREVMPYAHGPSVRKLSKIATLLLARNYILMLTNSLEEMKRLVSEIYGGHHHHAAAAAAAAAAYHPSACGAMTHGAPLTGHPVGHPVHHPLLPSTAATLTTTGISSVRAAPPPPPPPPPAPPASHATSHGLLKSPSPGSAPLGGAFPHWSGMPCPCSMCQVPSAAHHHVSGASLSRLSADTK, from the coding sequence ATGGATTCAGACGCCAGCCTGGGCTCCAGCCGAGCCTCTTCCCCGGAGGTGGATGATATTTTCTTGCACTCTCGGAAAGGAGGCGGATTCTCCGCAGCCGTGTCCTCGTCCACCATGAGCGACTCCCCCGCGGAGCTGAGCGCGGAGCTGCGCAACGCGATGGCCATGGCGGCGGCCGCGGGAGATAAACTGGGCGCCTTTAAGGCGGCTGCAGCAGCGGCGGCCGCAGCTGCAGCCAAGAAGGACAAGAAGCAGATGAGTGAGTCTGAACTACAACAACTGAGGCTGAAGATCAACAGCCGGGAACGCAAGAGGATGCATGATCTGAACATCGCCATGGACGGCCTGCGGGAAGTTATGCCTTATGCCCATGGACCCTCCGTGCGTAAACTCTCCAAGATCGCCACCCTGCTTCTTGCACGTAACTATATCCTTATGCTGACAAACTCCTTGGAGGAGATGAAGCGCCTGGTGAGTGAGATCTATGGGGGCCACCACCACCATGCGGCAGCTGCAGCGGCGGCAGCGGCAGCCTACCACCCCTCAGCCTGTGGGGCAATGACCCATGGAGCCCCTCTGACTGGACACCCTGTTGGGCACCCTGTGCACCATCCCCTGCTGCCATCCACAGCTGCCACCTTGACCACTACTGGTATCTCCTCGGTCAGGGCAGCTCCTCCACCCCCACCACCCCCACCTCCAGCACCTCCAGCTTCACATGCAACCTCTCATGGTCTTCTCAAGTCCCCCAGCCCTGGTTCTGCACCTCTTGGTGGGGCCTTTCCACACTGGAGTGGGATGCCATGTCCCTGCAGCATGTGCCAGGTACCCTCTGCAGCCCACCACCATGTCAGCGGGGCCAGCTTATCCAGGCTGAGTGCAGACACCAAATGA